ATGAAGGCGCCGAGAATGATGTGGCCGACAATGACGATCACGAGATAGGCAGGAAGGTCGTCCGCGCGATGGTGATGTATCTCCTCGCCGCAGACACTGCAGGTTTCGACGGTCTTGGTGAAGGCGCGAAACAGCTTGCCTTCGCCACAATTCGGGCAGCGGCCAAGCATGCCGCGCTTCATGGCCGTCCACAGCGGACGGGCTGTCCGGCCCGAGTGATGCTCGCCACCGAAAACCTGTTGTTCCATCATCGTCTCCTGCCGCGCGAACCTGGACGCGATTGCG
The nucleotide sequence above comes from Mesorhizobium shangrilense. Encoded proteins:
- a CDS encoding DUF983 domain-containing protein, translating into MEQQVFGGEHHSGRTARPLWTAMKRGMLGRCPNCGEGKLFRAFTKTVETCSVCGEEIHHHRADDLPAYLVIVIVGHIILGAFMGVEATSTLSTWQHIVIWVPLTILLSLALLQPVKGAVIGLQWAFYMHGFGGEHDVIEPHS